Proteins encoded together in one Streptomyces sp. NBC_01216 window:
- a CDS encoding NUDIX hydrolase: MSLRDDAVLVLKAYVAETEAQEELRRTYLDHLAAHRDAMWKACGAGHLTASALLVDPKRDRVLLTLHRKLGMWLQMGGHCEPGDATLAAAALREATEESGIPGLALLPGGPVRLDRHPIPAPCHRHLDVQYAALAPSGAVEAISGESLDLRWYAFDEVAEVADASVVRLVESTRERLERVAP; encoded by the coding sequence ATGAGTCTGCGGGACGACGCCGTTCTCGTACTGAAGGCGTACGTGGCGGAGACAGAGGCCCAGGAAGAGCTGCGCCGGACGTATCTGGACCACCTCGCGGCGCATCGGGACGCCATGTGGAAGGCGTGCGGAGCCGGACATCTGACGGCCAGCGCCCTGCTCGTCGATCCGAAGCGCGACCGTGTGCTGCTGACACTGCACCGGAAGCTCGGTATGTGGCTCCAGATGGGCGGTCACTGTGAGCCGGGCGACGCGACGCTGGCCGCGGCGGCACTGCGGGAGGCGACCGAGGAGTCCGGCATCCCGGGTCTGGCGCTGCTTCCGGGCGGACCGGTGCGCCTGGACCGGCATCCGATCCCGGCGCCCTGTCACCGGCACCTGGACGTGCAGTACGCGGCACTGGCCCCGAGCGGTGCCGTGGAGGCGATCAGCGGCGAGTCCCTGGACCTTCGCTGGTACGCGTTCGACGAGGTGGCGGAGGTCGCCGACGCCTCGGTGGTGCGGCTGGTCGAGAGCACGCGCGAGCGCCTGGAGCGGGTCGCGCCGTAG
- a CDS encoding AIM24 family protein: MQSPLFNYAEQQSQERYAVQNPQLLRVALTGQDDVLARKGAMVAYQGLVDFDGEYQTAGQRQARRRTGEGLDLMRCSGQGTVYFANLAQHVHVLDVEQEGVTVDSSYVLALDSTLHTEVIAVDSQYGVSGTGKYQLNISGRGKVALMTSGQPLMMQVTPEKYVSADADAIVAWSTGLRVQMQAQTHSSGVGRRRGNTGEGWELSFLGQGFALVQPSEVMPPQNAAIGPGLAAQFGAGQHGSHAQNQHNAWS; the protein is encoded by the coding sequence ATGCAGAGCCCGCTTTTCAACTACGCCGAGCAGCAGAGCCAGGAACGGTACGCCGTCCAGAACCCGCAGCTGCTGCGGGTGGCGCTCACCGGCCAGGACGACGTACTCGCCCGCAAGGGCGCGATGGTGGCCTACCAGGGACTCGTCGATTTCGACGGCGAGTACCAGACCGCCGGCCAGCGGCAGGCCCGCCGCCGGACCGGCGAGGGCCTCGACCTGATGCGCTGCTCCGGGCAGGGCACGGTCTACTTCGCCAACCTCGCCCAGCACGTCCATGTCCTGGACGTCGAGCAGGAGGGCGTGACCGTCGACAGCTCCTACGTGCTGGCGCTGGACTCGACCCTGCACACCGAGGTCATCGCCGTGGACAGCCAGTACGGCGTCTCCGGCACCGGCAAGTACCAGCTCAACATCTCCGGCCGCGGCAAGGTCGCCCTCATGACCTCGGGCCAGCCGCTGATGATGCAGGTCACGCCCGAGAAGTACGTGAGTGCCGACGCGGACGCCATCGTCGCCTGGTCGACCGGGCTGCGCGTGCAGATGCAGGCACAGACCCACAGCTCCGGCGTCGGTCGCCGCCGCGGGAACACCGGTGAGGGCTGGGAGCTGAGCTTTCTCGGACAGGGCTTCGCCCTGGTCCAGCCCAGCGAGGTCATGCCCCCGCAGAACGCCGCCATCGGGCCGGGCCTCGCCGCCCAGTTCGGCGCCGGCCAGCACGGCTCGCACGCGCAGAACCAGCACAACGCCTGGAGCTGA
- a CDS encoding TerD family protein, translated as MAREFQRGHKAKISDLTPGTDLYVGVQIAAPGLTFDISCFGLDANEQLSDDRYFVFFNQPKTPEESVQLLGAQSGDTESFRVTLDRVPADIHKLSFTATIDGAGRMSQIGPGYIRIVAGGEEVVRYAFTGSEFSTERAVMLGDFYLKDVWRFAAVGQGFDGGLEALLKNFGGEVAEEEPEAQAPPTQAVPGFAPPPRAAEPPAFAAPPAAPQAPQPAPAFGTPPGPPTPPAPVHPMHSAPTMAAPLAPPAAPYGLPPQAPQPPQPPQYGQVPGPAQAPGGATPPPYGTPAPAPYGQPHFGTPPGMPGAMGVPQGAPPTGAGLAAALQPYKETATGARWTPQNQQLMRVDLAMGGSPVLARQGSMVMYQGKVEFGYKGAGFAGRIVGNATGQEMQLMRCTGRGQVFLAESGTHLHPIELQGDGICVSAENVLAFDESLQYEVRRIEGHGIPGGALFTMLFQGTGTVVVKTHGVPVVLPVTPTTFADSNAVVAWSAASQVILSSQVRLRRNAYPGHSGETVNLQFRGAPGNFIVVQPYEV; from the coding sequence ATGGCCAGGGAATTCCAACGCGGCCACAAGGCCAAGATCAGTGATCTGACACCGGGAACGGATCTGTACGTCGGTGTGCAGATCGCGGCCCCCGGGCTGACCTTCGACATCAGCTGTTTCGGCCTCGACGCGAACGAGCAGCTCTCGGACGACCGGTACTTCGTCTTCTTCAACCAGCCGAAGACGCCGGAGGAGTCCGTCCAGTTGCTCGGCGCGCAGTCCGGCGACACGGAGTCCTTCCGTGTCACGCTCGACCGCGTCCCGGCGGACATCCACAAACTGTCCTTCACCGCGACCATCGACGGCGCCGGCCGCATGTCGCAGATCGGACCCGGCTACATCCGGATCGTCGCGGGCGGCGAGGAAGTCGTCCGGTACGCCTTCACCGGCTCGGAGTTCTCCACCGAGCGGGCGGTGATGCTCGGCGACTTCTACCTCAAGGACGTATGGCGCTTCGCCGCCGTCGGCCAGGGATTCGACGGCGGCCTCGAGGCCCTGCTGAAGAACTTCGGCGGCGAGGTCGCCGAGGAAGAGCCCGAGGCGCAGGCCCCGCCCACCCAGGCGGTGCCCGGTTTCGCGCCGCCCCCGCGGGCGGCCGAGCCACCTGCCTTCGCCGCGCCGCCCGCCGCGCCCCAAGCCCCCCAGCCCGCCCCGGCGTTCGGCACCCCGCCCGGCCCGCCGACCCCGCCGGCGCCGGTCCACCCGATGCACTCGGCTCCCACGATGGCCGCGCCCCTGGCCCCGCCCGCCGCGCCCTACGGCCTGCCGCCGCAGGCACCGCAGCCGCCGCAGCCGCCTCAGTACGGGCAGGTTCCCGGACCGGCGCAGGCTCCCGGCGGCGCGACGCCCCCGCCCTACGGCACCCCCGCGCCCGCCCCCTACGGGCAGCCGCACTTCGGCACACCCCCCGGCATGCCGGGCGCGATGGGCGTCCCGCAGGGCGCACCGCCCACCGGCGCCGGACTCGCCGCCGCGCTCCAGCCGTACAAGGAGACCGCCACCGGGGCCCGCTGGACCCCGCAGAACCAGCAGCTCATGCGGGTCGACCTGGCCATGGGCGGCAGCCCCGTGCTCGCCCGCCAGGGCAGCATGGTGATGTACCAGGGCAAGGTCGAGTTCGGCTACAAGGGCGCGGGGTTCGCCGGCCGGATCGTCGGCAACGCCACCGGCCAGGAGATGCAGCTGATGCGCTGCACCGGACGCGGCCAGGTCTTCCTCGCCGAGTCGGGCACCCACCTGCATCCGATCGAGCTGCAGGGCGACGGCATCTGCGTATCCGCCGAGAATGTGCTCGCCTTCGACGAGTCGCTGCAGTACGAGGTCCGCCGCATCGAGGGCCACGGCATCCCCGGTGGAGCCCTCTTCACCATGCTCTTCCAGGGCACGGGCACAGTCGTCGTCAAGACGCACGGCGTCCCGGTGGTCCTGCCCGTCACGCCCACCACCTTCGCCGACTCCAACGCCGTCGTCGCCTGGTCGGCAGCGTCCCAGGTGATCCTCTCCAGCCAGGTCCGGCTGCGCCGCAACGCGTACCCCGGACACAGCGGGGAGACGGTGAACCTCCAGTTCCGGGGAGCCCCCGGGAACTTCATCGTCGTCCAGCCGTACGAGGTCTGA
- a CDS encoding zinc-dependent metalloprotease gives MSDTPFGFGLPPEEPENGDEGKKKDPAGGGQGAGDQGGGNPFGANPFGFGGLPGGPGGADNPFAAMFGSLNPNDLGAAFQQLGQMLSYEGGPVNWDMAKQIARQVVAQGTADGTKDSSVGPAERTAVEEAMRLADLWLDGVTSLPSGANTAVAWSRAEWVEATLPAWQQLVDPVAERVGTAMGDVLPEEMQAMAGPLIGMMRSMGGAMFGQQIGQAVGALAGEVVGSTDVGLPLGPAGRAALLPLNIENFGKDLGVPRDEVRLYLALREAAHQRLFAHVPWLRSHLFGAVEGYARGIKVDTSKLEEAVGRLDPTHPEQLQEALQQGMFQPEDTPEQKAALARLETALALVEGWVDAVVHEAAKPRLTSADALRETLRRRRASGGPAEQTFATLIGLELRPRRLRDASRLWASLTDARGVDGRDHLWEHPDMLPTASDLDDPDGFVHREQLDFSELDKMLGEAADGRERPAGSGEGDETGKDDDAT, from the coding sequence GTGAGTGACACCCCATTCGGATTCGGCCTTCCGCCGGAGGAGCCGGAGAACGGCGACGAGGGCAAGAAGAAGGACCCCGCAGGAGGTGGCCAGGGGGCCGGTGACCAGGGCGGCGGCAATCCGTTCGGTGCCAATCCGTTCGGATTCGGAGGTCTGCCCGGTGGCCCCGGCGGTGCGGACAACCCCTTCGCCGCGATGTTCGGTTCGCTGAACCCCAACGACCTGGGCGCCGCCTTCCAACAGCTCGGCCAGATGCTCTCCTACGAGGGTGGGCCGGTGAACTGGGACATGGCCAAGCAGATCGCGCGCCAGGTCGTCGCGCAGGGCACGGCCGACGGGACCAAGGACTCCAGCGTGGGCCCGGCCGAGCGGACCGCGGTCGAGGAGGCCATGCGCCTGGCCGACCTGTGGCTGGACGGCGTGACCTCGCTGCCCTCGGGCGCGAACACGGCCGTGGCGTGGAGCCGCGCCGAGTGGGTCGAGGCGACTCTGCCCGCGTGGCAGCAGCTGGTCGACCCGGTCGCGGAGCGGGTCGGGACGGCGATGGGCGATGTGCTGCCCGAGGAGATGCAGGCCATGGCGGGCCCGCTGATCGGCATGATGCGGTCCATGGGCGGCGCGATGTTCGGCCAGCAGATCGGCCAGGCCGTGGGCGCGCTCGCGGGCGAGGTCGTCGGCTCGACGGACGTCGGTCTCCCGCTCGGTCCGGCCGGACGGGCCGCGCTGCTGCCGTTGAACATCGAGAACTTCGGCAAGGACCTGGGCGTCCCGAGGGACGAGGTGCGGCTCTACCTGGCCCTGCGCGAGGCCGCCCACCAGCGGCTGTTCGCCCATGTGCCGTGGCTGCGTTCGCACCTGTTCGGCGCGGTCGAGGGGTACGCCCGCGGGATCAAGGTCGACACGTCCAAGCTGGAGGAAGCCGTCGGCCGGCTCGACCCCACGCATCCGGAGCAGCTGCAGGAAGCGTTGCAGCAGGGCATGTTCCAGCCCGAGGACACGCCGGAGCAGAAGGCGGCCCTGGCACGGCTGGAGACGGCGCTCGCGCTGGTCGAGGGCTGGGTCGACGCGGTCGTACACGAGGCCGCCAAGCCTCGCCTGACCTCGGCGGACGCGCTGCGCGAGACGCTGCGGCGGCGCCGGGCCAGCGGCGGGCCCGCGGAGCAGACCTTCGCCACCCTGATCGGTCTCGAACTGCGTCCGCGACGCCTGCGCGACGCCTCCCGGCTGTGGGCCTCGCTCACCGACGCGCGCGGCGTCGACGGCCGGGACCACCTGTGGGAGCACCCCGACATGCTGCCGACGGCGTCCGACCTGGACGACCCGGACGGCTTCGTCCACCGAGAGCAGCTCGACTTCTCCGAGCTGGACAAGATGCTGGGCGAGGCGGCCGACGGCCGGGAGCGTCCCGCCGGGTCCGGCGAGGGCGACGAGACCGGCAAGGACGACGACGCCACATGA
- a CDS encoding molybdenum cofactor biosynthesis protein MoaE, whose amino-acid sequence MASTHDHPGERAAADPIKLLAIRDTPLSVDEVFRAVGDDASGGTTLFVGTVRNHDGGADVDALGYSCHPSAEAELRRVAEKVVADHPVRALAAVHRVGDLRVGDIAVVVAVSCPHRGEAFDACRRLIDDLKHEVPIWKHQTFSDGTEEWVGSC is encoded by the coding sequence ATGGCATCCACCCACGACCATCCCGGCGAGCGGGCCGCAGCCGACCCGATCAAGCTGCTGGCCATCCGCGACACCCCGCTCTCCGTCGACGAGGTCTTCCGGGCCGTCGGCGACGACGCCTCCGGGGGCACCACCCTCTTCGTCGGCACCGTGCGCAACCACGACGGCGGCGCCGACGTGGACGCGCTCGGCTACTCCTGCCATCCCTCCGCCGAGGCGGAGCTGCGGCGGGTGGCCGAGAAGGTCGTCGCCGACCATCCGGTCCGCGCCCTGGCCGCCGTCCACCGGGTGGGCGATCTGCGCGTGGGGGACATCGCGGTCGTCGTGGCCGTCTCCTGCCCGCACCGCGGCGAGGCGTTCGACGCCTGCCGCCGCCTCATCGACGACCTCAAGCACGAGGTCCCCATCTGGAAGCACCAGACCTTCTCGGACGGTACCGAGGAGTGGGTGGGATCCTGCTGA
- a CDS encoding TOMM precursor leader peptide-binding protein has translation MHPMVKPALRRAWRNLQLVQFGATPAHAVVLGPVDTATGSLLGLLDGTRGVELLRAEARALGLPEGRLEKLLGRLAEAGLLADASALRPGKAGASGRTDPALDPLRADLSSLSVACPEPDGASRRLDARRVLRVQVRGAGRVGATVASLLSAAGVGGVEVLDSGTVEPWETSPGGLPAEAVGQRRAVAARRAVGRAAPGGRVPREARAGPGDGGSEPGVSLVVMTPRDGLGAYIPDPLPAHRWIETGVPHLYAGVLEATGVVGPLVLPGGTACAGCLQEERTDREPYWPRMLAQWRSGPPPAVPACDVALATAVAGLAAAHALAFLDGELPASTEARWETSLPLLEWRTERLRAHPACPCGAVGREEGEHASGVTAPQDTMAG, from the coding sequence ATGCATCCGATGGTGAAACCGGCGCTGCGGCGTGCCTGGCGGAATCTGCAGCTCGTTCAGTTCGGGGCCACACCGGCCCACGCGGTGGTCCTGGGGCCGGTCGACACGGCCACCGGGAGCCTGCTCGGGCTGCTGGACGGCACCCGCGGCGTGGAGTTGCTGCGCGCCGAGGCACGGGCGCTGGGGCTGCCCGAGGGCAGGCTGGAGAAGCTGCTCGGGCGACTCGCCGAGGCGGGGCTGCTGGCGGACGCCTCGGCGCTCCGGCCCGGGAAGGCGGGGGCGTCGGGACGGACGGATCCGGCGCTGGACCCGCTCCGCGCAGACCTGTCCTCACTCTCCGTGGCGTGTCCGGAGCCCGACGGCGCCTCGCGGCGGCTGGACGCCCGGCGCGTCCTGCGCGTCCAGGTGCGCGGCGCCGGCCGGGTCGGCGCGACGGTGGCGTCGCTGCTCTCGGCCGCCGGAGTGGGAGGTGTCGAGGTGTTGGACTCCGGCACGGTCGAGCCGTGGGAGACCTCGCCGGGCGGACTGCCGGCCGAGGCCGTCGGGCAGCGCAGGGCGGTGGCGGCGCGCCGGGCGGTGGGCCGCGCGGCGCCCGGCGGGCGAGTGCCGCGCGAGGCGCGCGCCGGTCCGGGTGACGGCGGGAGCGAGCCCGGTGTCTCACTCGTCGTGATGACTCCGAGGGACGGCCTCGGCGCCTACATCCCCGACCCCTTGCCGGCCCACCGCTGGATCGAGACCGGCGTCCCACATCTGTACGCGGGCGTCCTGGAGGCCACGGGCGTGGTCGGGCCACTGGTCCTGCCCGGCGGGACGGCCTGCGCGGGCTGTCTGCAGGAGGAGCGGACGGACCGGGAGCCGTACTGGCCGCGGATGCTCGCGCAGTGGCGTTCCGGCCCGCCGCCCGCCGTGCCGGCCTGTGACGTGGCCCTCGCCACGGCGGTGGCCGGGCTGGCGGCCGCGCACGCGCTGGCCTTCCTGGACGGGGAACTGCCGGCGAGCACCGAGGCCCGGTGGGAGACCTCGCTCCCGCTGCTGGAGTGGCGGACGGAACGCCTGCGAGCGCATCCGGCGTGCCCGTGTGGTGCGGTCGGCCGGGAAGAGGGGGAGCATGCCTCGGGGGTCACCGCCCCGCAGGACACAATGGCGGGGTAA
- a CDS encoding YlbL family protein — protein sequence MPRRTVTMLASTLVLITLLCVGVLLPVPYARMGPGPTFNTLGEARGEPVLQVSGHRTYPTSGHLNMTTVRVTGADYRMNAVEAVYGWLTHDSLVVPRETIYPDGKTEEESTQENAEEFSQSQEAAKVAALGELGIPVTTRVVVASVVKDSPAEGTLHAGDVIKAVDGVPVVEPGDVAERVTKREPGEKVAFTIVPAEEAAAAEKAGKEPTTTRTVDITTVKSPEGDRAVVGIQAGTDHVFPFTIDIKLDDVGGPSAGLMFALGIVDKLTPESLTDGKFIAGTGTIDEKGEVGPIGGIEMKLVGARDAGARYFLTPADNCEAAAADTPAGLTLIKVDTIDDATKALAKLRGGDTASLPACAKG from the coding sequence ATGCCACGCCGCACTGTGACGATGCTCGCCTCCACCCTGGTCCTGATCACTCTGCTCTGTGTGGGCGTCCTCCTCCCGGTGCCGTACGCGCGGATGGGCCCCGGCCCCACCTTCAACACCCTCGGTGAGGCCCGTGGTGAGCCCGTGCTCCAGGTCTCCGGTCACCGGACGTACCCCACCTCCGGGCACCTCAACATGACGACGGTCCGCGTCACCGGCGCGGACTACCGCATGAACGCCGTCGAGGCCGTCTACGGCTGGCTGACCCACGACAGCCTGGTGGTGCCGAGGGAGACGATCTACCCGGACGGCAAGACCGAGGAGGAGTCGACCCAGGAGAACGCCGAGGAGTTCAGCCAGTCCCAGGAGGCGGCCAAGGTCGCCGCGCTGGGTGAGCTGGGCATCCCGGTGACCACCCGGGTGGTCGTCGCCTCCGTCGTGAAGGACAGCCCCGCCGAGGGAACCCTGCACGCCGGGGACGTCATCAAGGCCGTCGACGGCGTGCCCGTCGTGGAGCCCGGCGACGTCGCCGAGCGGGTGACCAAACGCGAGCCGGGGGAGAAGGTCGCGTTCACGATCGTCCCGGCCGAGGAGGCCGCGGCGGCCGAGAAGGCCGGCAAGGAACCCACGACCACCCGTACGGTCGACATCACCACCGTGAAGTCCCCGGAGGGCGACCGGGCCGTCGTCGGCATCCAGGCCGGCACGGACCACGTCTTCCCGTTCACCATCGACATCAAGCTCGACGACGTCGGCGGCCCCAGCGCCGGCCTGATGTTCGCGCTCGGCATCGTCGACAAGCTGACACCGGAGAGCCTCACCGACGGCAAGTTCATCGCCGGGACGGGCACCATCGACGAGAAGGGCGAGGTCGGCCCGATCGGGGGCATCGAGATGAAGCTGGTCGGAGCCCGCGACGCCGGAGCCCGGTACTTCCTCACGCCGGCGGACAACTGCGAGGCCGCCGCCGCCGACACCCCCGCCGGACTCACTCTGATCAAGGTGGACACCATCGACGACGCGACGAAGGCGCTGGCGAAGCTCCGCGGGGGCGACACGGCTTCGCTGCCCGCCTGCGCCAAGGGCTGA
- a CDS encoding SDR family oxidoreductase: MSSPDPQVRAARNPSSRSAGRGPVVAVTGAASGVGDLLARRLAASDEIKQVIAIDERRGETSEAQWHILDVRDPAIAEKLRGVDVVVHLAVDLDLESDAAARTAYNVRGTQTVLTAAAAAGVHRVVLCTSAMVYGALPDNDIPLSEDAELRATAEATGVGDMLEIERLGRRAPRAHPGLHVTVVRPAVLVGGTDTALTRYFESPRLLVVAGSRPTWQFCHVEDLVSALEYAALGKVDGEFAVGCDGWLEQEEVEELSGIRRMELPSAVALGAAARLHRIGLTPSPAGDLAYTMHPWVVSVGRLHDAGWRPRWTNEEVLASLLEEVEGRHTVAGRRLGRKDATAAGAAGATVALLGTAALVRQMRKRRGL, encoded by the coding sequence GTGAGTTCCCCAGATCCTCAGGTTCGCGCAGCGCGAAACCCATCGTCCCGGTCCGCCGGGCGCGGCCCCGTGGTCGCGGTCACCGGTGCCGCGTCCGGCGTCGGCGACCTGCTGGCCAGGCGCCTCGCCGCCTCGGATGAGATCAAGCAGGTCATCGCGATCGACGAGCGCCGCGGCGAGACCTCCGAGGCGCAGTGGCACATCCTGGACGTCCGCGATCCCGCGATCGCGGAGAAACTGCGGGGCGTCGACGTGGTCGTGCACCTCGCCGTCGACCTGGACCTGGAGTCGGACGCCGCCGCCCGGACGGCCTACAACGTGCGCGGCACCCAGACCGTCCTGACGGCCGCCGCCGCGGCCGGCGTGCACCGGGTGGTGCTCTGCACCTCCGCCATGGTCTACGGAGCCCTGCCCGACAACGACATCCCGCTGTCCGAGGACGCGGAGCTGCGGGCGACCGCCGAGGCCACGGGCGTCGGCGACATGCTGGAGATCGAGCGGCTGGGCCGCCGTGCCCCGCGCGCCCATCCGGGCCTGCACGTGACCGTGGTGCGTCCCGCCGTACTGGTCGGCGGGACGGACACGGCACTGACCCGGTACTTCGAGTCCCCGCGGCTGCTGGTGGTCGCCGGATCACGGCCGACCTGGCAGTTCTGCCACGTGGAGGACCTGGTCAGCGCGCTGGAGTACGCCGCCCTCGGCAAGGTCGACGGGGAGTTCGCGGTGGGCTGCGACGGCTGGCTGGAACAGGAGGAGGTCGAGGAGCTCTCCGGGATCCGGCGCATGGAGCTGCCCTCCGCGGTCGCCCTGGGCGCGGCGGCCCGGTTGCACCGCATCGGGCTCACGCCGTCCCCGGCGGGCGATCTCGCGTACACCATGCACCCGTGGGTCGTCAGCGTCGGGCGGCTGCACGACGCGGGCTGGCGGCCCCGGTGGACGAACGAGGAGGTGCTCGCATCGCTCCTGGAGGAGGTGGAGGGCCGCCACACGGTCGCGGGCCGTCGCCTGGGCCGCAAGGACGCGACCGCGGCGGGTGCGGCCGGCGCGACGGTGGCGCTGCTGGGCACCGCCGCTCTGGTGCGGCAGATGCGGAAGCGGCGCGGCCTCTAG
- a CDS encoding AIM24 family protein has protein sequence MNQQLAGYAPTPMAARMENHGPSMLKVAMAAGQDLYARTGSMVAYEGFITYEPNPPAVRQVAQAWLTGEGAPVMKCSGDGLLYLADYGADVVVIRLENEALSVNGTNLLAFDAQLQWGVERVKGLAKFAGQGLFNVQVSGTGWVALTSRGRPIVVDSGSGEDETYVDPDALVAWSPTLKVKGKRSFKAGALIGRGSGEAYQMAFSGQGIVVVQPSEDSTDRLRARG, from the coding sequence ATGAACCAGCAACTCGCGGGCTACGCCCCGACTCCGATGGCGGCCCGGATGGAGAACCACGGTCCCTCCATGCTGAAGGTCGCCATGGCCGCCGGCCAGGACCTGTACGCACGGACGGGCTCGATGGTCGCCTACGAGGGCTTCATCACCTACGAGCCCAACCCGCCCGCCGTCCGTCAGGTCGCGCAGGCATGGCTCACCGGCGAGGGCGCGCCCGTCATGAAGTGCTCCGGGGACGGGCTGCTCTACCTCGCCGACTACGGCGCGGACGTGGTCGTCATCCGGCTCGAGAACGAAGCGCTGTCCGTCAACGGCACCAACCTCCTCGCCTTCGACGCACAGCTCCAGTGGGGCGTCGAACGGGTCAAGGGCCTCGCCAAGTTCGCCGGACAGGGCCTGTTCAACGTCCAGGTCTCCGGCACCGGCTGGGTCGCCCTGACCTCGCGGGGCAGGCCGATCGTCGTCGACTCCGGCAGCGGCGAGGACGAGACCTACGTCGACCCGGACGCGCTCGTCGCCTGGTCGCCGACGCTCAAGGTCAAGGGCAAGCGCAGCTTCAAGGCCGGCGCCCTGATCGGAAGGGGCAGCGGTGAGGCATACCAGATGGCCTTCTCCGGCCAGGGCATCGTCGTCGTACAGCCGAGCGAGGACAGCACCGACCGCCTGCGGGCCCGGGGCTGA
- a CDS encoding M48 metallopeptidase family protein: MPADPQRSVTRKPPRGSGTSAVEVRRSARRRRTVSAYREGDRTIVLIPARMSEAEEQRWVTVMLDKLAAQENRRVLGDTELNARAERLSAQYLGGRARPASVRWVTNQNTRWGSCTPSEGSIRLSHRLQGMPEYVVDYVLVHELAHLLVPGHGPRFWRLLDAYPRTERARGYLEGVVAADRLPHLPAAREA, translated from the coding sequence GTGCCCGCCGATCCACAGCGCAGCGTGACGAGGAAGCCGCCCCGCGGCTCGGGGACGAGTGCGGTCGAGGTCCGCAGGAGCGCCCGGCGCCGCAGAACCGTCTCCGCCTACCGCGAGGGCGACCGCACCATCGTGCTCATCCCGGCCCGGATGTCCGAGGCGGAGGAGCAACGCTGGGTGACCGTCATGCTGGACAAGCTCGCCGCTCAGGAGAACCGGCGCGTCCTCGGCGACACCGAGCTGAACGCGCGCGCCGAGCGCCTGTCCGCCCAGTACCTCGGCGGCCGGGCCCGGCCCGCGTCGGTGCGCTGGGTGACGAACCAGAACACCCGCTGGGGCTCCTGCACCCCCTCCGAAGGCAGCATCCGGCTCTCCCACCGGCTCCAGGGCATGCCCGAGTACGTCGTGGACTACGTCCTCGTCCACGAACTGGCGCATTTGCTGGTGCCGGGGCACGGCCCCCGGTTCTGGCGGCTCCTGGACGCCTATCCGCGGACCGAAAGGGCCCGTGGATACCTGGAGGGCGTGGTCGCCGCGGACCGGCTGCCCCACCTGCCGGCCGCCCGCGAGGCATGA
- a CDS encoding PPA1309 family protein has translation MSNVSPSGPPMAANPLTRAVLEIDEYASGLGWDRPARLFALVDTARLRAQEPGLVSQLGLEDGEEAAFTPIEQEELPAGKPLDEFLGRIAWPDAVAGCALTVERLMLPPSAESSVPEGLDEAGLAGWVARHPDRQEVRMTVAVLRDGAREAAIRLRAKDSPNEVLTGADLVPGLAEALAATFAA, from the coding sequence ATGTCCAACGTTTCCCCCTCCGGTCCCCCGATGGCCGCGAACCCCCTCACCCGCGCGGTGCTCGAGATCGACGAGTACGCCTCCGGCCTCGGCTGGGACCGTCCGGCCCGGCTCTTCGCCCTGGTCGACACCGCCCGTCTGCGCGCCCAGGAACCGGGGCTCGTGTCCCAGCTGGGCCTGGAAGACGGCGAGGAAGCCGCCTTCACCCCTATCGAGCAGGAGGAGCTGCCCGCCGGCAAACCCCTCGACGAGTTCCTCGGCAGGATCGCCTGGCCCGACGCGGTCGCCGGCTGCGCGCTGACGGTGGAGCGGCTGATGCTGCCGCCGTCGGCCGAGTCGTCCGTGCCGGAAGGGCTGGACGAGGCCGGCCTGGCCGGGTGGGTGGCCCGCCACCCGGACCGCCAGGAGGTCCGGATGACCGTGGCCGTGCTGCGCGACGGCGCCCGCGAGGCGGCCATCAGGCTCCGCGCCAAGGACTCTCCGAACGAGGTGCTGACCGGCGCCGACCTGGTGCCCGGGCTCGCGGAGGCCCTGGCGGCGACCTTCGCCGCCTGA